From a single Erpetoichthys calabaricus chromosome 1, fErpCal1.3, whole genome shotgun sequence genomic region:
- the pnx gene encoding homeobox protein pnx isoform X2, producing the protein MIGAVRHARFGLSRTHVMYALAIDLPEIGNRTGQKVQADSTPADAKPGLGDVVQTENKTLHTSSRSDLNSKTRPCRSRRIRTAFTLEQLRFLENHFRFNHYLSVYERFGIASTLQLSETQVKIWFQNRRTKWKKSEGQDKDKLMKKQVPLGQTQISLPQYDPFQSPPNSRYPTQPVSAPLRFPTFQYPVPSPPALYPQPLCLPSVFYNCLA; encoded by the exons ATGATAGGCGCTGTTCGCCACGCCCGATTCGGTTTAAGCAGGACTCATGTTATGTACG ccttggCAATTGATCTTCCAGAAATTGGGAACAGAACAGGGCAGAAAGTGCAGGCTGACTCAACCCCAGCTGATGCCAAGCCAGGCCTCGGTGATGTTGTTCAGACTGAAAATAAAACGCTTCACACTTCCTCAAGGAGTGACTTGAACAGCAAGACAAGACCCTGCCGATCTCGACGAATCCGCACAGCATTCACACTGGAGCAGCTGCGCTTCTTGGAGAACCACTTCCGTTTCAATCACTACTTGTCAGTCTATGAGCGGTTTGGTATCGCCAGCACCTTGCAGCTTTCTGAAACGCAAGTTAAGATTTGGTTCCAGAACCGTCGTACTAAATGGAAAAAGAGCGAGGGACAGGATAAGGACAAGTTGATGAAGAAGCAGGTCCCACTTGGTCAGACTCAAATTTCACTTCCACAGTATGACCCGTTTCAGAGCCCACCCAATTCAAGGTACCCAACTCAGCCAGTTTCTGCCCCTTTACGCTTTCCCACATTTCAATACCCCGTCCCCTCACCCCCAGCTTTGTACCCCCAGCCTCTTTGTCTTCCTTCAGTCTTTTATAATTGTCTTGCTTGA